A window of the Isosphaera pallida ATCC 43644 genome harbors these coding sequences:
- a CDS encoding DUF1501 domain-containing protein: protein MTNFLEGDGIDRRRFLKTAAATAALGVTPPLGWGLRSASAEPTGTLIPAKADQMILLWMAGGQCHTETWDPKVYTPFEPGMEPQAVGSTFRSIPTSLDGVSISEGLPECARVMHLGTLIKTFQPANLGHILHSRHQFHFHTGYVPPQTIHNPHLGAWIARARGPVQQGTPAFVDIGQRFNISAEDFEVKAFHTAGFLGDDFGPFFVPQPAEAVSAVQPPPGVSRRRFRERLERLHRLQALRARAAGADAAQVGEDYLKRIDAAYALMDSPAAKAFDLSLEPRESYEAYNTGRFGLGCLLARRLIEAGSRFIEVTTEYMPFQGWDTHEDGHARTAEMMALIDRPIARLIGDLEERKLLDRTLVVIATEFSRDMLIEGKPGEQVKDQVVVPDRLTEPKHYGAHRHFAGACSVVMFGGGVKRGFVYGETADERPFTTVRDPVSMIDLHATIYSLMGLPPYYGFVIEDRPVYVTEDGKGQPIQGVIA from the coding sequence ATGACCAATTTCCTCGAAGGTGACGGGATCGATCGCCGTCGGTTCCTCAAGACCGCCGCGGCCACCGCTGCGCTGGGCGTGACGCCTCCTTTGGGATGGGGTTTGCGGTCGGCCTCCGCCGAGCCGACCGGGACGCTGATCCCGGCCAAGGCCGATCAGATGATTTTGCTTTGGATGGCGGGCGGCCAGTGCCATACCGAAACCTGGGATCCCAAGGTCTACACCCCGTTCGAGCCGGGTATGGAACCCCAGGCGGTCGGTTCGACCTTCCGCTCCATTCCCACCAGTCTCGACGGCGTGAGCATCTCCGAAGGGCTTCCTGAGTGCGCTCGGGTGATGCACTTGGGAACCCTGATCAAGACGTTCCAGCCAGCCAACCTCGGCCATATTCTGCACTCGCGGCACCAATTTCACTTCCACACCGGCTACGTGCCGCCTCAAACGATTCACAACCCCCACCTGGGTGCCTGGATTGCCCGCGCGCGGGGACCAGTCCAGCAGGGAACGCCTGCATTTGTGGACATTGGGCAACGGTTTAACATCTCCGCTGAGGATTTTGAGGTCAAGGCGTTCCACACCGCCGGCTTCCTGGGCGACGACTTTGGCCCGTTCTTTGTACCCCAACCAGCCGAGGCGGTTTCGGCGGTTCAACCACCGCCTGGAGTCTCGCGGCGGCGGTTCCGCGAACGTCTGGAACGATTGCATCGGCTTCAAGCCCTCCGCGCTCGCGCGGCCGGGGCCGACGCCGCCCAGGTCGGCGAGGATTATCTCAAACGGATCGACGCCGCTTATGCCCTGATGGATTCACCCGCGGCCAAGGCGTTCGACTTATCGCTCGAACCACGTGAATCTTATGAAGCCTACAACACTGGGCGTTTCGGCCTGGGTTGCCTGCTAGCGCGGAGGTTGATCGAGGCGGGTTCCCGGTTCATCGAGGTGACGACCGAGTATATGCCGTTCCAAGGGTGGGATACCCACGAGGACGGACACGCCCGCACCGCCGAAATGATGGCCCTGATCGATCGGCCGATTGCCCGTCTGATCGGCGACCTGGAGGAACGCAAGCTGCTCGACCGCACCCTGGTGGTTATCGCCACCGAATTCTCCCGGGACATGCTCATCGAAGGCAAGCCAGGCGAACAAGTCAAGGATCAAGTCGTCGTACCCGACCGCCTCACCGAACCCAAGCACTACGGAGCGCATCGCCACTTCGCCGGGGCCTGTTCGGTGGTCATGTTCGGCGGCGGGGTCAAGCGAGGCTTCGTCTACGGCGAAACCGCCGACGAACGGCCCTTTACCACCGTCCGTGATCCGGTCTCGATGATCGACCTGCACGCCACCATCTACAGCCTGATGGGACTGCCTCCCTACTACGGCTTCGTCATCGAAGACCGCCCGGTGTACGTCACCGAGGACGGCAAGGGTCAACCAATTCAAGGCGTGATCGCCTGA